The window acactcctctctctccttgcaGGTGATCTGGATCGGCTGgccaaaaaaaattagttttagcATACAGATGAGATGGGAGAGTGAACGTCTCTGAAACCCATCAGAAGCTGgtaacaacccccccccccccaaaaaaaaaataaaaacatactattttcttccttctctctttttttttttgcgagggaaggggggggggggggagagagagagagagagggaggattTGAAAACTAGTTTTCCCTTCACATTCTCCCCCACGTGCCAAGAGATTCCACAGTGCCACACTCGACACTCCAGTAAACACAAGGAAAAGTGTTCAAAGTTccaccaccccctcccccaatacaaaaaaatatatataaaatactTCCAAGTAAAACAATATCCTGTTCCTAATGGGACAAAAATTAATATTAGTTAAATAATATGTCAACCACTGACTTCCCACAGTTAACCCAATGCTTGTCACTGAAACAACAAAATGTTCTGTATTTATCTGCCTAAACCAATCTAATCCCCACTACCATGACAAGCACAAGATCACATAATGCAGATTCCTTCATGTAATACAAGATAACACACCTGTAACTGCGGCTCCGGCTGTAACTTCGACTCCGGCTTTTTCTGCCACGGCGAGGAGAGGGGGATCGTGATGGTGACCGAGAATAGCTATGCCCACGTCTGAAAAAAGAGCATCATCATCCCATGAGTTAAAAAATCGGACACATCAAAATCCTTAAGCACCAGGCCCAGACAATAAACATGAATGAAATAGCTCAATGCAGTTCAAGAGAGTGACAATACTTCAGTTCCTTTGGACTATTCTGGCAGTTTCTTTCTATATGACCTCTTTCTCCACATCGGTAACACTTGTTCTTCCAGTCTCCAGCTTTGCAATCTCGAGCCCAGTGACCATCAAGGCCACAGTTGAAGCAGCGACCAGACCCAGGAggaggacctcttcccagatacTCCCTTGAACCACCTGATCCACGTGGTCCCTTCATTCCAGGCAAGCAAATCCTCAATACCATAGACCAAGATAAAACAAACAAATGCTACACATCATGGGTAAAGGAATATGtaagaccaaaaaagtataacTACAAATTACAGACAACGGTTTCTAATTGTAGAATACCCAACACAATCAGCTCAGCCTCAAGAAAAACAGATATGAAAGCAATCACAATAAAATAAATGACGGTAACCGATCAGGCTACCCTGTTGACAATTGAGAGGCACAGGACCTAGACCATTCATTCTTTCAACTgcgcctccccccccccccaaaagaaaaaacacaaaaacagagaaaagaaagaagtgaaagagaagactgttcaaaaaatcataaaaccaaGTGAATAAGAATAACTGAAAACAAAATCCAGAAGAAAAGTGGACGAGTTCAGAAAACGTACTCCCTTGGCAAATTCAACTAATATACGACTCCCACAGAATTCTCTTCCATTTAAGCTATATCTTGCATCATCAGCATCACGAGGATCACTAAATTCCTGTTAACAAAAGATAAAGGACAAGGGGGGGATGACAAAGAAAAGAAGCTCGTATATGCTTAACATAAAACAATTTATCACACTTAGtagggaaaaaacaaaaaggggataGAAGACAGAAAGTGAAGTATACATACAACAAAGGCGAAGTCGTGCTTCAAATCCACATCCCGTACTCTGCGGAAACGGTTGCCAGAAACAGTAAGGCCATCATGACTTAAGTACCGAAGGGTCTGATACTTCGCCCCTCACAGATGAACTAAACACCACTTTGAGATTGTTGCCATTTCCATAAAAATACGCAATAACATTACAGAAAGAATCGCCAAAGTCTCCTATACACTGCAACAATAGCCACCAATTCCACCAAGGGCACCCTCTCACCATAGGCCTCCAGGTTAGGCAAAAGCCCAGAAACCTTCAACAAGATCATTCAAGTTAAAACACACGACACGTGGGGGTTTCAACGTTCTCACACAGAAAACATAGAATACTGAACGTAAATCCAAGCACAAAATGAGGCTTGGCAAAGACCTGAATGTCTCCTAAATGCCTAATAGGTACCCACCACACGAACTAAACGACGGCTAATCCAGGAATGGGCACTATGATATAAACAAGTTCACAAGAAACAATCATATGTGCCCTAGAACAACCGCATGCTGCAGTATGGAAGGGAATGGGAGAAGCATGACAGAGACTGTATCTTCTCACCCACTGTTGAAGGATTGAATAGACAGTATGTCCGAGATCCAAAAGGGCTTCTAAGAGACCTAATTCTTGATTTAAAGCATGTAAATTCAAAACAATTGTCAACTCTATGGAACAAAATATGCAAATACTAGATTGTGATTGATGATAGGTTATGCTTGATGATTAGTAGCAGTCAACAAAGCAATAAGAGAATTTACTGAGAAATTCTGGCCTCTGAATTGAATTTCCAAAGGGAACAAATCTTGCAAGCAGAATCAAATccatccaaaattcaaaattaaaatgtaaatATCCCTTCGTTAATATAACGGGAACCTCTCGTACCTTCCATATCTGCTGAAGAGGTCTTCCAGGTCACGTGAGCGCGCCCTTGAAGACAAGCGACCAACATAGAGACGTGTgctgccatggcgatcatgccGATCATCATACCGAGGCATCTTCCACACTGAACCAATTAAGATGCCAATTTAGTGATTGGCATAACTACCTCGTAAGTAATAATACCAACCCATATGGTTAAAGATTCTAGCACCTCCACCCCCaacttagaaaaataaataaagataaaatgGATACATAAGAGATCatctcctcaaaaaaaaaatttaatatagCATATATTCCTGGATATTTGATGCACATAATTGCAGACTGTATACGAAATGaagatacctatttcaaaaCAATGTTGGGCACAATGGGTAGACCTAGGTATTAGAATGACAAGCTTTAACCATGGCCCAAGTtgttagagagaagaaaattaaaaagtaaagtAATTTTGGTACCAGGCCAATTCAACCTCAAAGATCTAATACTGAAGCATCAAGGcggaaaattttgaaaaataaaaccattGGCAAGTCGCTTCATTTGATCATACAATTTTCTAAACCATGTGCAATGTTGTACATAGATCAGGTACATACGCaataaaaatatatgtttttttaaacCTCCTTTGCATGGATTCTTCCGTTACCAGATCAGGAGGATTAGATTGGATCAACATGAAAGACACAATAGAAGAAAACTATCCATTGCTAGTTTGCATTCCAGAAAATATATCTGAATAGAGAAACCACGCAAATTAAACCCGCTCAAAAAAATGGGTGTCAAAGCTTACCTAATTAAGCTGATCGGCAGGAAACAAAGTATGTCCACTTGTATCACCAGCGTCGCAGAATCACTGCGAGgggagaaatgaaaagaaaaaacataaacatTCAGCTCTAAAAATATCTCAGGAAATTTCCAGTGATCACAAGAGAAAAGATGTGCTGAGAACAATATCTCTTaatttcaaatcaaataaaCGAATTCATCGTCAGATCCCACATTCGAAGCGCAAAAGTATACGATTTTAGAACGAAAAATTGAAATCAGATCCTGATTGGGCTCTACGACGATACCTCGGGTGTATCGAATTGAGAGAGGGACACGAAAGGAGCTAACAGAGGCGCATACCTTTGGGGGTGATAAAAAAACGCCGAAACcggaaaaaccctaattttcttgaAACGAGTAGGGTTGGCCCGTGTATTCCTACTTTAATTTATACAGCATTAGGAAGGATTTGGACGGTCTGGATACGTTTCTCATGAATCAATGGCTTTAATAATTTAGATCAACAGAAAttctttttaaagaaaaacaatcCCACGCTGACACTGTGGGATCCTTTCCTACACACACATTTTGACCATGGGGATCATGGATACATTGACTGTTTCTCCTTTGTGATCATGTGGGTTCCTGATACCCTCTCTAGTCTGATACAATTGTTCCTCCATGTGATACATGCTTCCCCAACTTCGCAAATCTAAACATCCTAACATCAGCACTATTAATCTTAAGCTTAGCAATTGGAAGACGAACGTTTTGAGTTTTGCAGGAAAACAATTTCTTATCAAGATtttaaaactcgggtttcgatcAGTCATAAAATGAAATATGATCGAAATTTATGACTGATCAAAATTGGTCGATACCTGTGATTTTTTTCCAATTAGCTTGAGCTGGTGGTTTTGAGGCccatgaatttattttttttatttgtttttttgtataTAGCCTATTTTtaacattctaaacacaatgcattagctatttttacaaaataaaaaaaataaaactcaaatagtacttgtggttttttatCCAAGTTTATTAGTGTACGTACAGTGTACTGAGAATCATAGTAGTCAAGACAGACATTTATTATGctaacacttatttatgccgtCTTGACACTTATAGTTAGATGAAGTGCTATTTGCTTGCCAATGAAATCTGGAGGCTTCAACCTTTAACTCTCATCAAGTATGAATTTTCCCCACCTTGCCAAGCAGGTttggtttcttttatttccccatcaatCCATTTGGGGTCATTTATGTTCAATGAAATCAAAATACTTCCCCTATAGTAATTTTCTTCATGCTTTTCTCATTATGCGACCTCCTGTGGATGGTGGTCTTCTATTGTTAAAGCTTGATGTCTTATTCTTACGGGTCTTTTTGTTCGAGTAGATCATGGTTGAAGCATTAATCCATGGATCACCGTATTTTATCCTCCTTCAACTCCCTTCCCCTTTACCAAGGAATGTTGCTCTCAGAGTAGTTAATTTTAGCGACATTTGTACTAAGTAATGGGATTCAAATCTCATATTTTCATTAGTGGCCTAGTAATATTACTCAAAGCATTCTATTCACATCCATTTATTTGGCACTCCGCAATTAACAAAAAGTTTACCACCGTCTTAGCCTATTAGCTCACCTTACTTCACGAGGATCAATAATTTAATCCAATCTGGCTTTAGTTGTGGCACATTCAATGTAATtcggatcctctactgtcgagctgtctAGAAGGACCGCGCTACGCAGACACAGCAATACggaaaatgaccaccttacccctgcccgagcatcTTGACGAATGGATCAAATCATTTGTATTTATATAGCATGAAAGAGGAATCTTTTAGAAAATGGCATAGAGGAGAGCACCAATGAATTACCACAGAATGGTATTGTAAATAAGAGGGTAGTGAAGTCATTTAATgtgaaaacaaaagagagagacgCAAAGGTGCTAGCTCACTTTGCCCCAATTACTCAAAGAATCTTTTCCTGTTTTGTTTTGCCTTGACTAACACCATTttaatgtttaccaaaaaaataaaaagaccaaCACCATTTTAATTAAGGCCTTGGAATGTGAGTAGAACTTGGATCCCCTTACCCACAAATTTTGGGCCTTATCCACAATGTGATAATAATAGGGTTTTCAGGGGATCTAAGTAGCGAACGCAtaagttatttttttctttttcttttaataatttaaaaaaccTAGACTCTAATGTGGTCTAACCCCCTCCTCcgccccccacccccaaaaaaaaatccacctgTTTTCCCTTATTCTATAGATAAATGGATATTGATATTAGGGATTTATAACCATATTCTCATATAAACtggggaatttttatttgaaatacatatTTCTAATGTTCAAACAGGTGTATCATCCAAAATTAATCCATATGTATTTCACAACCCATTGTAAGCTCTAAGACATGTCATCTAATACCATTTAATATCAATTCTCAAGCCATACACCATAATGTCTAAAGTTGAGCAATGTGGTTTGACTATGGTGAACAACCAACACACTCATGGAGTGATGCATATATCTTTAGTTGGAATTGAGAATCATCATTTTAGAAACCCTTTTTAGCAGATGCATCAATTTGTAGTTCAATTTTGTGtccgtgcattgaccttgagttgaagatGATACCATGAGAAATGTAGCACTTTGAGCCATTTTTACGTCGATGAAAGAATCAAGTCGATTAGAGTtcgagagagagatatggtaaGCTAAGTAAATCATTGTTTAACAAGTCTAAGAACTTAAAAAAcgtaaaaaaaaaaccgagaacATGTGTTTAAAACAGGAATACTTGTTATTTGCCATTTTTTTCAGTATATTTAGGAAACATACGACTATACGAGAAAACGTAAGTAAACCATTGTTTAACAAGTCTAAGATCTTAAATAAcgtaaaaaaaaacaagaacacGCGTTTAAAACAGGAATACTTGTCATTTACCATTTTTTCCTAGTATATTTAGGAAACATGCGagaaaacgtgtttaaaacagtaaaaaacgAGAACACGTCTAAAATGGAAGTAAAAGGTATCTTCTTTGCCTCTTCTTCCTGATTTCAATTTATAGGGTTcagattaaatttttttttttttgggtagaagggTTCAGATTAATTCACTTTTCCCTCCATCCACCTGTGAAGGCAGATCCATATCCGGCTCCGTGGTATGATAGATACAGAGTGGCCAATATGGCTGAACCGATCCCGAATTCCCGATACCTAAAACCTGGGACTCTTACATAAGGGTGGTTTCGTCTTAATCTCTTTCAAGCATttgtaggagaagaagaacgaGAGATTTTTTCCCGTCCATTCCGTCTTACAGTACCTTTCGTCATCGATCAAATTAGACATCCAATACCGAAAGAGTAATTCCACATGGACACCTAGACGGAACGGACCCGACAAAGACTTTAACTGTAGA is drawn from Telopea speciosissima isolate NSW1024214 ecotype Mountain lineage chromosome 1, Tspe_v1, whole genome shotgun sequence and contains these coding sequences:
- the LOC122670465 gene encoding serine/arginine-rich splicing factor RS2Z32-like, which codes for MPRYDDRHDRHGSTRLYVGRLSSRARSRDLEDLFSRYGRVRDVDLKHDFAFVEFSDPRDADDARYSLNGREFCGSRILVEFAKGGPRGSGGSREYLGRGPPPGSGRCFNCGLDGHWARDCKAGDWKNKCYRCGERGHIERNCQNSPKELKRGHSYSRSPSRSPSPRRGRKSRSRSYSRSRSYSRSRSPARRERSVEREEKRSKSPRYSRSPKLKKSSPPPSRGRKRSLTPDGNSPQERESPPRESKEATQHDGSDYSGSPRAKSRSPASPERGESPEGRRYQSPQANGRSPSPSPRDDRSPVEDEDDNRGSPQGSESPSSAHN